The proteins below come from a single Malus sylvestris chromosome 3, drMalSylv7.2, whole genome shotgun sequence genomic window:
- the LOC126615990 gene encoding uncharacterized protein LOC126615990, protein MANISTLFNKFLSLLILLLHLGCFSSTATANHPKKPHHRRKLSTHLSKPRTLKPQKALSTSWSYLKRIFTTKSYKITCTNIIQSHLSTPPRSSHHSIVSLVLPDSDPKYLPGSLPESDISADSHQLFPLRNDIFPCTACGEIFPKPETLDHHQAIHHAVSELHDGDSGKNIVRIIFKTGWTDTRKAPEIHRILKIHNSGKILSRFEEYRELVKSKAARNGTVRRRDERCIADGNELLRFHCSTFVCDLGLNGNSGICNHEYCSVCGIIKSGFSPKLDGISTLSSSSRAHVAIPEDIEEEFQFMNVNRAMLVCRVVAGRVGCDTEEDIDDVDKEGGGFDSVVGREGSGVHTRVDEEELLVFNPRAVLPCFVIVYTV, encoded by the coding sequence ATGGCTAACATATCAACCCTCTTCAACAAGttcctctctctcctcatcctcctcctccacctcgGCTGTTTCTCTTCCACCGCCACTGCCAACCACCCAAAAAAGCCTCATCACCGCCGTAAACTTTCCACTCACCTCTCCAAACCCAGAACCCTAAAACCCCAAAAAGCCCTCTCCACCTCCTGGTCCTATCTCAAACGCATTTTCACCACCAAATCCTACAAAATCACCTGCACCAACATCATCCAATCCCACCTCTCCACGCCACCTCGATCCTCCCACCACTCCATCGTCTCCCTCGTCCTACCTGACTCCGACCCCAAATACCTACCTGGGTCGCTCCCCGAATCAGATATCTCGGCCGATTCCCACCAATTGTTCCCTCTCCGCAACGATATCTTCCCCTGCACCGCCTGCGGGGAAATCTTCCCGAAACCCGAGACTCTCGATCACCACCAGGCGATCCACCACGCCGTTTCGGAGCTTCATGACGGAGACTCGGGCAAAAACATTGTCCGAATCATATTCAAAACAGGTTGGACCGATACGCGAAAAGCCCCTGAAATTCACCGGATCCTGAAGATCCACAACAGCGGAAAAATCCTGTCGAGGTTCGAGGAATACAGAGAGCTGGTCAAGTCCAAGGCGGCGCGAAACGGCACCGTTCGGAGGAGGGATGAGCGGTGCATCGCCGACGGCAACGAGCTTCTCAGATTTCACTGCTCAACTTTCGTTTGCGATTTGGGACTCAACGGGAATTCTGGGATTTGTAATCACGAGTACTGCAGTGTTTGTGGAATTATTAAATCTGGATTCTCACCCAAGTTGGACGGAATTTCCACGCTGTCGAGTAGCTCCAGAGCACACGTGGCAATTCCAGAGGATATCGAGGAGGAGTTTCAGTTCATGAACGTGAACCGGGCTATGCTGGTCTGCCGGGTCGTGGCGGGTCGGGTCGGGTGTGACACTGAGGAGGATATTGACGACGTGGACAAAGAGGGCGGCGGATTCGACTCGGTTGTCGGCAGAGAAGGCAGCGGGGTCCACACGAGGGTGGACGAGGAGGAGCTTTTGGTGTTTAATCCAAGAGCCGTTCTTCCTTGCTTTGTGATCGTATATACCGTGTAA